The following are from one region of the Salvia hispanica cultivar TCC Black 2014 chromosome 1, UniMelb_Shisp_WGS_1.0, whole genome shotgun sequence genome:
- the LOC125187933 gene encoding 5'-adenylylsulfate reductase 3, chloroplastic-like: MAFAVTSSPLHTSSSSIDQAKAAHFGAFQPLDRLNSAATALNFSTRRCSVTPLNAEPNRNESIVSAAAAASSTPGLLNAAEVAGHVEGEDYGELAKELQNCSPLEIMDKALEKFGNDIAIAFSLFEDFQILLQMRFFDEVEKHYGIRIEYMFPDAAEVQDLVRNKGLFSFYDDGHQECCRVRKVRPLRRALKGLRAWITGQRKDQSPGTRSEVPVVQVDPVFEGLDGGVGSLVKWNPVANATGDSIWSFLRTMDVPVNSLHAKGYISIGCEPCTRAVLPGQHEREGRWWWEDAKAKECGLHKGNIKEENVNGGLQPNGTATHGDLFESKSVVKLSRRGIENLVKLEKRSEAWVVVVYAPWCRFCQAMEESYVELAEKLAGSGVKVAKFRGDGEEKAFAQEQLQLGSFPTVLLFPKHGSRPVKYPSEKRDIDSLLSFVNALQ; this comes from the exons ATGGCATTTGCTGTCACATCTTCACCTCTTCacacttcttcttcttctattgACCAAGCTAAAG CCGCGCATTTCGGTGCATTTCAGCCGCTGGATCGGCTCAATTCCGCGGCAACGGCCCTGAATTTCTCCACCAGGCGCTGCTCCGTGACTCCCTTGAATGCCGAACCGAATCGGAATGAGTCTATCGTCTCCGCCGCGGCAGCCGCATCTTCCACTCCTG GTCTATTGAATGCAGCAGAGGTTGCCGGACATGTGGAGGGAGAGGACTATGGAGAATTGGCGAAGGAGCTCCAGAATTGTTCGCCGCTTGAGATTATGGATAAAGCCCTTGAGAAATTTGGAAACGATATTGCAATTGCCTTTAG CCTGTTTGAGGATTTCCAGATTTTACTTCAAA TGAGATTCTTTGATGAAGTTGAGAAGCACTATGGCATCCGCATTGAGTACATGTTTCCTGATGCTGCTGAAGTTCAAGATTTGGTTAGGAACAAGGGTCTATTCTCGTTCTATGATGACGGGCACCAAGAATGCTGCCGTGTGAGGAAGGTTAGACCCCTGAGGAGGGCCCTTAAGGGGCTACGTGCATGGATAACTGGCCAGCGCAAGGATCAGTCCCCAGGTACCCGGTCAGAAGTCCCTGTAGTCCAGGTTGATCCTGTTTTTGAGGGGCTGGATGGTGGGGTTGGCAGCTTGGTGAAGTGGAATCCAGTGGCAAACGCCACTGGTGACAGCATATGGAGTTTCCTCCGTACCATGGATGTGCCTGTGAATTCCCTGCATGCGAAAGGGTACATCTCAATTGGATGTGAGCCGTGCACAAGGGCGGTGCTGCCTGGCCAGCACGAGAGAGAAGggcggtggtggtgggagGATGCCAAGGCCAAGGAGTGTGGGCTGCACAAGGGCAACATCAAGGAGGAGAATGTGAACGGTGGTTTGCAACCTAATGGAACTGCGACCCATGGTGATCTCTTCGAGAGCAAGAGTGTGGTGAAGCTGAGCAGGCGTGGGATCGAGAATCTGGTGAAATTGGAGAAGCGGAGTGAGGCGTGGGTGGTGGTGGTGTATGCCCCTTGGTGCAGATTCTGCCAGGCGATGGAGGAGTCGTACGTGGAGTTGGCAGAGAAGCTTGCAGGTTCGGGAGTGAAGGTAGCCAAGTTCAGGGGTGATGGAGAAGAGAAAGCATTCGCGCAGGAGCAACTGCAGTTGGGGAGTTTCCCTACGGTGCTGTTATTCCCTAAACATGGTTCGCGTCCAGTAAAATATCCATCAGAGAAGCGGGATATCGACTCCTTGCTGTCTTTTGTCAATGCCCTTCAGTAA
- the LOC125204340 gene encoding glucan endo-1,3-beta-glucosidase 1 has product MENHNTLAHLIPLLFLLLSLTAHLLPKSASAEVIKAQQDKEPFVGVNIGTDVSNLLPPADLVAFLQLQKITHVRLYDANAEILKALAKTKIRVVVSVPNNQLLAIGSSNATAATWIGRNVAAYFPQTLITAVSVGDEVLTTIPGAAPLLMPAIESLYSALVAANLHTQIKISTPNSASVILDPFPPSQAFFNQSLSPVLTQLLQFLSRTQSPLMMNLYPYYVFMQNKGVVPLENSLFKPLTPSKEMVDPNTLLHYTNVLDAMIDSVYFSMKNLNVTDVAVLVSETGWPSKGDSKEPYATADNADTFNSNLIKHVLDHSGTPLHPEITSSVYIYELFNEDLRSPPVSEANWGLFYGNSTPVYLLHVSGSGTFLANDTTNQTYCIATEGVDGKTLQAALDWACGPGRANCSEIQPGESCYQPNNVHNHASYAFDSYYQKEGRSSGSCDFKGAAMVTTTDPSSGNCVFPGSKIVSNRTNEVVNSTQASGGDRVVGLDLTAATVVHMLSGVLTCLFYCSFL; this is encoded by the exons ATGGAGAATCACAATACACTTGCTCATCTCATTCctctcctcttcctcctcctgtCTCTAACTGCGCATCTCCTGCCCAAATCAGCATCTGCAG AAGTAATCAAGGCGCAGCAAGACAAGGAGCCGTTTGTGGGGGTGAACATCGGCACGGACGTTTCGAATCTGCTGCCACCTGCGGATTTAGTCGCGTTCCTCCAGCTGCAGAAGATAACTCATGTGCGCCTCTACGATGCGAATGCGGAGATTCTCAAGGCGCTTGCGAAAACCAAGATTAGAGTCGTCGTCAGCGTGCCGAACAACCAGCTCCTCGCAATTGGCTCCTCCAACGCCACCGCCGCCACCTGGATTGGCCGCAATGTCGCCGCATACTTCCCCCAAACCCTAATCACCGCCGTCTCCGTAGGAGACGAAGTCCTCACCACTATCCCCGGCGCCGCTCCTTTGCTAATGCCGGCAATTGAGTCTCTCTACAGCGCTCTCGTCGCCGCAAATCTCCACACTCAGATCAAAATCTCCACCCCCAATTCTGCCTCAGTGATTCTCGACCCCTTCCCCCCTTCTCAGGCCTTCTTCAACCAGAGCTTGAGCCCTGTTCTGACCCAGCTTCTGCAGTTTCTGTCGAGGACGCAGTCGCCACTGATGATGAATCTCTACCCTTACTACGTCTTTATGCAGAACAAAGGCGTCGTGCCGTTGGAGAATTCTCTCTTCAAGCCGCTCACGCCGTCGAAAGAGATGGTCGATCCCAACACGTTGCTGCACTACACCAATGTCCTCGATGCCATGATAGATTCGGTCTACTTCTCTATGAAGAATCTCAATGTCACCGATGTGGCAGTGCTCGTCTCCGAAACCGGCTGGCCTTCGAAGGGGGATTCGAAGGAGCCCTACGCCACAGCTGACAATGCCGACACGTTTAACTCCAACTTGATCAAGCACGTTCTTGATCACAGTGGCACGCCGTTGCACCCGGAGATCACTTCCAGTGTCTACATATACGAGTTGTTCAACGAGGACTTGAGGTCGCCTCCTGTCTCGGAGGCCAACTGGGGTCTGTTCTATGGGAATTCGACTCCGGTCTACTTGCTTCACGTGTCGGGGAGTGGGACGTTTTTGGCGAATGACACTACGAATCAGACGTACTGCATAGCCACGGAGGGCGTTGATGGGAAGACGCTGCAGGCTGCTCTGGATTGGGCGTGTGGTCCCGGGAGGGCGAATTGCTCAGAGATTCAGCCCGGGGAGAGCTGTTACCAGCCTAACAATGTCCATAATCATGCTTCCTATGCGTTTGATAGCTATTATCAGAAGGAAGGGAGGTCCTCTGGTTCTTGTGACTTCAAGGGTGCTGCCATGGTCACCACAACGGATCCTA GCAGCGGGAACTGCGTATTTCCTGGAAG CAAAATTGTGAGTAATAGGACAAATGAGGTAGTGAACTCAACGCAGGCAAGTGGTGGTGACAGGGTGGTGGGCTTGGACTTAACTGCGGCGACAGTGGTGCACATGCTCTCTGGTGTCCTCACCTGCTTGTTTTATTGCTCATTCCTTTGA
- the LOC125204358 gene encoding uncharacterized protein LOC125204358: MVISSLPKLIAAIPKSFLLQFRQPLKISQPFPKTLSIITKMSSWTCSKCTFINPSAQKSRCEICLSAPPQPPVSPSPPPESMWSCAACTLLNPYSSANCQICGTRATSTIEIDDDDLDFSVGSVFMPLKACSSAKEDTTRADGCSAELIVGNGGRVDGGKLGFSAGLRVCSNKRKVREENDDAGGSSIRDSTMAIQAKPLAPCETDVSSESKTWKLLSYNVWFREDVEMHKRMRAIGDLIELHAPDVMCFQEVTPNLYDIFQKSGWWKGYRCSIPDENSITAPYFCMQLSKLPVKSYSTKPFHNSVMGRELCLAEVDVLPGTTMVIATSHLESPCPAPPTWNQMFSKERVVQANEAVRSLAKHENVIFCGDMNWDDKLDGAFPLAGGWVDAWTELKPREDGWTYDTKSNKMLSGNRSLQKRLDRFICKLKDLKIRNIEMIGRDAIAGVSYIKEKKVKGQVKELSLPVLPSDHYGLLLTISTS; encoded by the exons atggTTATATCTTCATTGCCAAAGTTAATCGCAGCAATACCAAAATCATTTCTCCTCCAATTTCGACAACCCCTCAAAATTTCCCAACCATTCCCCAAAACCCTCTCTATAATCACAAAAATGTCATCTTGGACATGCTCCAAGTGCACGTTCATCAATCCCTCCGCCCAGAAATCGCGCTGCGAAATCTGCCTCTCCGCGCCGCCTCAGCCGCCTGTATCACCATCGCCGCCGCCCGAATCCATGTGGTCATGCGCCGCTTGCACGTTGCTGAACCCGTATTCCAGCGCAAATTGCCAAATATGCGGCACTAGGGCCACCTCGACTATCGAAATCGACGACGATGATCTCGATTTCTCCGTCGGCAGCGTTTTCATGCCGCTCAAGGCTTGTAGCAGTGCCAAGGAAGACACTACTCGCGCCGATGGTTGTTCTGCTGAGTTGATTGTTGGTAATGGTGGTCGTGTTGATGGAGGGAAATTAGGTTTTTCTGCTGGATTGAGGGTTTGCAGTAATAAGAGAAAAGTTAGGGAGGAAAATGATGATGCAGGTGGCTCTTCAATTAGGGATTCAACTATGGCTATTCAAGCTAAACCTCTAG CACCTTGTGAAACTGATGTGAGCTCTGAATCCAAAACATGGAAGCTTCTGAGCTACAACGTTTGGTTTCGTGAAGATGTTGAGATGCACAAGAGGATGAGAGCAATTGGGGACCTTATCGAGTTGCACGCACCGGATGTTATGTGCTTTCAG GAGGTTACTCCCAATTTGTATGACATCTTCCAGAAATCAGGCTGGTGGAAGGGGTACCGATGCTCGATTCCAGATGAGAATTCAATCACAGCACCATACTTCTGCATGCAG CTATCCAAATTGCCGGTTAAATCCTATAGCACCAAGCCCTTCCACAATTCCGTCATGGGGCGAGAACTCTGTCTCGCAGAAGTAGACGTGCTGCCAGGAACGACAATGGTCATTGCCACAAGCCACCTCGAAAGCCCCTGCCCAGCCCCTCCGACTTGGAACCAGATGTTCAGCAAAGAACGCGTTGTGCAGGCTAACGAGGCCGTGAGGTCGCTGGCGAAGCACGAGAATGTGATATTCTGCGGGGACATGAACTGGGATGATAAACTGGATGGGGCTTTTCCCCTAGCAGGTGGATGGGTGGATGCGTGGACAGAGCTGAAACCCAGAGAAGACGGATGGACATACGACACAAAGTCGAACAAGATGCTGTCTGGTAACCGGAGTCTGCAGAAACGACTGGATAGATTCATCTGCAAGCTGAAGGACTTGAAGATAAGGAATATTGAGATGATCGGTAGGGATGCGATTGCTGGTGTATCGTATATCAAAGAGAAGAAAGTGAAAGGGCAGGTGAAGGAGTTGTCTCTTCCAGTTCTGCCTAGTGATCACTATGGTTTGCTCTTAACAATCTCTACCTCTTAG
- the LOC125202959 gene encoding protein GAMETE CELL DEFECTIVE 1, mitochondrial isoform X1: protein MMMRRLTSIALNPNTAVAVGVRPLSTKRPTKTGEEEWNDAWETAWLPDDLSGKSSRAPWESDVSFSLPTAAENPQAAISSPPEEIDTETKAFVEDMNDNWDQRKGKSAKKESDRIAASSSSSPLYSLDNIKRDYRLTKQKIHAGLWAKEIEKLEEAKLGNFVSGADDIEKLLDSASEIFESANNDLGRSTIASSELKNKPDGWETTSKNPEGNVWDMSQREEDILVQEFERRIAFNKFQIASFIKRHIFSRRRPVDGWKYMIEVIGPNAKKGKGSVARIPSVSDESTQPYREEKLPLAGTYTSQKRR from the exons ATG atGATGCGCAGGCTAACCTCCATCGCCCTAAACCCCAACACCGCGGTGGCGGTCGGCGTCCGCCCTCTCTCGACTAAACGACCTACCAAAACCGGCGAGGAAGAGTGGAATGACGCTTGGGAAACTGCCTGGCTTCCTGACGATCTCTCGGGTAAATCCTCCCGCGCCCCATGGGAATCTGACGTCAGCTTCTCCCTCCCCACCGCCGCCGAAAATCCCCAAGCCGCAATTTCCTCTCCGCCGGAAGAAATTGACACCGAGACCAAGGCTTTCGTGGAGGATATGAACGATAATTGGGACCAGAGGAAGGGCAAATCGGCGAAGAAGGAATCTGATCGGATTGCggcttcatcttcatcttctcctcTCTACAGCTTGGACAATATTAAGAGGGATTATCGCCTGACAAAGCAGAAAATCCACGCCGGCCTGTGGGCCAAGGAGATTGAGAAACTGGAGGAGGCTAAATTGGGGAATTTCGTCTCCGGCGCCGACGACATCGAGAAATTGCTCGATAGTGCCTCCGA GATATTTGAATCTGCAAATAATGATTTGGGAAGATCCACAATTGCTAGCTCCGAGCTCAAAAACAAGCCGGATGGATGGGAAACCACCTCGAAAAATCCAGAGGGTAATGTGTGGGACATGTCACAGAGGGAAGAAGACATCTTGGTTCAAGAGTTTGAGCGTCGCATTGCCTTCAACAAGTTTCAG ATTGCAAGCTTCATAAAAAGGCACATATTTAGCCGAAGGAGGCCTGTAGATGGATGGAAATACATGATTGAAGTTATAGGCCCGAATGCAAAGAAAGGGAAGGGGAGTGTCGCAAGGATTCCTAGTGTCTCAGATGAATCAACCCAACCTTACAGAGAGGAGAAGCTTCCTCTTGCAGGTACTTACACCTCCCAAAAAAGACGATGA
- the LOC125202959 gene encoding protein GAMETE CELL DEFECTIVE 1, mitochondrial isoform X3 — MNDNWDQRKGKSAKKESDRIAASSSSSPLYSLDNIKRDYRLTKQKIHAGLWAKEIEKLEEAKLGNFVSGADDIEKLLDSASEIFESANNDLGRSTIASSELKNKPDGWETTSKNPEGNVWDMSQREEDILVQEFERRIAFNKFQIASFIKRHIFSRRRPVDGWKYMIEVIGPNAKKGKGSVARIPSVSDESTQPYREEKLPLAGTYTSQKRR, encoded by the exons ATGAACGATAATTGGGACCAGAGGAAGGGCAAATCGGCGAAGAAGGAATCTGATCGGATTGCggcttcatcttcatcttctcctcTCTACAGCTTGGACAATATTAAGAGGGATTATCGCCTGACAAAGCAGAAAATCCACGCCGGCCTGTGGGCCAAGGAGATTGAGAAACTGGAGGAGGCTAAATTGGGGAATTTCGTCTCCGGCGCCGACGACATCGAGAAATTGCTCGATAGTGCCTCCGA GATATTTGAATCTGCAAATAATGATTTGGGAAGATCCACAATTGCTAGCTCCGAGCTCAAAAACAAGCCGGATGGATGGGAAACCACCTCGAAAAATCCAGAGGGTAATGTGTGGGACATGTCACAGAGGGAAGAAGACATCTTGGTTCAAGAGTTTGAGCGTCGCATTGCCTTCAACAAGTTTCAG ATTGCAAGCTTCATAAAAAGGCACATATTTAGCCGAAGGAGGCCTGTAGATGGATGGAAATACATGATTGAAGTTATAGGCCCGAATGCAAAGAAAGGGAAGGGGAGTGTCGCAAGGATTCCTAGTGTCTCAGATGAATCAACCCAACCTTACAGAGAGGAGAAGCTTCCTCTTGCAGGTACTTACACCTCCCAAAAAAGACGATGA
- the LOC125202959 gene encoding protein GAMETE CELL DEFECTIVE 1, mitochondrial isoform X2, translating to MMRRLTSIALNPNTAVAVGVRPLSTKRPTKTGEEEWNDAWETAWLPDDLSGKSSRAPWESDVSFSLPTAAENPQAAISSPPEEIDTETKAFVEDMNDNWDQRKGKSAKKESDRIAASSSSSPLYSLDNIKRDYRLTKQKIHAGLWAKEIEKLEEAKLGNFVSGADDIEKLLDSASEIFESANNDLGRSTIASSELKNKPDGWETTSKNPEGNVWDMSQREEDILVQEFERRIAFNKFQIASFIKRHIFSRRRPVDGWKYMIEVIGPNAKKGKGSVARIPSVSDESTQPYREEKLPLAGTYTSQKRR from the exons atGATGCGCAGGCTAACCTCCATCGCCCTAAACCCCAACACCGCGGTGGCGGTCGGCGTCCGCCCTCTCTCGACTAAACGACCTACCAAAACCGGCGAGGAAGAGTGGAATGACGCTTGGGAAACTGCCTGGCTTCCTGACGATCTCTCGGGTAAATCCTCCCGCGCCCCATGGGAATCTGACGTCAGCTTCTCCCTCCCCACCGCCGCCGAAAATCCCCAAGCCGCAATTTCCTCTCCGCCGGAAGAAATTGACACCGAGACCAAGGCTTTCGTGGAGGATATGAACGATAATTGGGACCAGAGGAAGGGCAAATCGGCGAAGAAGGAATCTGATCGGATTGCggcttcatcttcatcttctcctcTCTACAGCTTGGACAATATTAAGAGGGATTATCGCCTGACAAAGCAGAAAATCCACGCCGGCCTGTGGGCCAAGGAGATTGAGAAACTGGAGGAGGCTAAATTGGGGAATTTCGTCTCCGGCGCCGACGACATCGAGAAATTGCTCGATAGTGCCTCCGA GATATTTGAATCTGCAAATAATGATTTGGGAAGATCCACAATTGCTAGCTCCGAGCTCAAAAACAAGCCGGATGGATGGGAAACCACCTCGAAAAATCCAGAGGGTAATGTGTGGGACATGTCACAGAGGGAAGAAGACATCTTGGTTCAAGAGTTTGAGCGTCGCATTGCCTTCAACAAGTTTCAG ATTGCAAGCTTCATAAAAAGGCACATATTTAGCCGAAGGAGGCCTGTAGATGGATGGAAATACATGATTGAAGTTATAGGCCCGAATGCAAAGAAAGGGAAGGGGAGTGTCGCAAGGATTCCTAGTGTCTCAGATGAATCAACCCAACCTTACAGAGAGGAGAAGCTTCCTCTTGCAGGTACTTACACCTCCCAAAAAAGACGATGA